A DNA window from Bradyrhizobium barranii subsp. barranii contains the following coding sequences:
- the rpmF gene encoding 50S ribosomal protein L32 — protein sequence MAVPRRKTSPSRRGMRRSADAIKKPTYAEDKDSGELRRPHHLDLKTGMYKGRQVLKKKES from the coding sequence ATGGCCGTTCCGAGAAGAAAAACCTCGCCGTCGCGTCGTGGCATGCGCCGCTCGGCAGACGCCATCAAGAAGCCGACCTATGCGGAAGACAAGGACTCCGGCGAGCTCCGTCGTCCGCACCATCTCGACCTCAAGACCGGCATGTACAAGGGCCGTCAGGTCCTGAAGAAGAAAGAGTCCTGA
- the mtgA gene encoding monofunctional biosynthetic peptidoglycan transglycosylase has protein sequence MRIVKILLVALVVVALAPYVIAPFYRTGHPVSTLMAWRSLRGAPMHREWIDLAAMSPSLLRSVVAAEDAHFCKHHGIDWGALREAIDDAKEDGTPFRGASTITQQVAKNLFLWQGRDFVRKALEFPLALWIDLVLPKARILEIYLNIAELGPQGQFGVETASAYAFGKSAANLSPREAALLASILPNPVKRSARTPGPGIRRLAGTYVARAQANSLLTCWREIR, from the coding sequence TTGCGCATCGTCAAGATCCTGCTGGTAGCGCTCGTGGTCGTGGCTCTCGCGCCCTACGTGATCGCGCCGTTCTACCGCACCGGCCATCCCGTTTCGACGCTGATGGCCTGGCGGTCGCTCCGGGGTGCGCCGATGCATCGGGAGTGGATTGATCTGGCCGCGATGTCGCCCTCACTGCTGCGATCGGTGGTGGCGGCCGAGGACGCCCATTTCTGCAAGCATCATGGCATCGACTGGGGCGCGCTGCGCGAGGCGATCGACGATGCGAAGGAGGACGGCACGCCATTCCGGGGCGCCTCCACCATCACCCAGCAGGTGGCAAAAAACCTGTTCCTCTGGCAGGGGCGGGATTTCGTCCGCAAGGCGCTGGAATTCCCGCTGGCGCTGTGGATCGATCTCGTCCTGCCCAAGGCGCGAATCCTCGAGATTTACCTCAACATCGCCGAGCTCGGTCCCCAGGGCCAGTTCGGGGTCGAGACGGCCAGCGCCTATGCCTTCGGCAAATCGGCGGCCAACCTCTCGCCCCGGGAGGCGGCACTTCTGGCCTCGATCCTGCCCAATCCGGTCAAACGGAGCGCCCGGACCCCCGGGCCTGGCATCCGGCGGCTGGCGGGGACCTATGTGGCGAGGGCGCAGGCGAACTCGCTTTTGACCTGCTGGCGGGAAATTCGCTGA